The following proteins are encoded in a genomic region of Gossypium hirsutum isolate 1008001.06 chromosome D05, Gossypium_hirsutum_v2.1, whole genome shotgun sequence:
- the LOC107907122 gene encoding uncharacterized protein isoform X5 — MENQILPSLSGKSRSGSVVAQEDVSNFFQCLRFNPKVVASDHKSSRQGDFKRHINVALGISADESPTVLSKGKLLPSPIPEEIKRLKAGLRDSSVKARERMKTFNEALSVFNKFFPSIPSKKRSRSDSFSGDRCNALLSSGRSILGPAIGKMGMHNLSVAGDFEFEQQKSEERPKNVVPSKRTRTSLVDVRMDMRNNALVKQPGNADRERELLRVSNSGAVQGEDRTVSGGIDGWEKAKMKKKRSGIKIDVSPSMVSAKPVEGYRESKQGIQQRAISDARSRLNNESHGFRSGIANGSVGVGKSEGISPPTGLGPRSSNPRSDPDNSSPLSDRRDRPVASDKERVNIRAVNKMNVCDEFSSGSPTSSSKMNASVRGPRSGSGVGPKLSPIVHRVASNDWELSHCTNKPPTAGGANNRKRTTSARSSSLPVTHWASQRPLKSSRSARRTNIVPIVSSNDETLSLDAMSDMAGDETGSGFARCLSSNSPRQVKLKDEKAGRNVQKVSPLVLPSRKNKLMTGEDKGDAVRRQGRTGRGITSSRSLMPMTVEKFGNVGTAKQLRSARLGLDKAESKAGRPPTRKLTDRKAYARQRHVAISAAADFLVGLEDGHEELVAAVNNLINSAHAFPNSFWRQMEPFFGFISDADIAYLKQQGNFELAKLGSTPVPSITNGCHTISSGCGLLEQERDGRIAAVIPDGEVLSPQLVLDTGDKNVISLCQRFIAALIPEEVSDCGNEDLPCDSYGTGFEMDGELGSNGLSHIVNFQSTGHTSFNGYRITGKPEHDDSEIGMLRNAEIHSNFSPSLNGTFGNQSMPGSVCSEFQYESMNINEKLLLEAQSVGIFLEPLPDVAQMEDDEICADISKLEEKLNEQVSKKKGLLEKLLETATETRRTQEKGFEQLALDKLVMMAYGKYMSCWGRNAGGKSSSNKTIKLAALAFVKRTLDRYHKFEDTGKSCFDEPMLRDMFLSGFFLNDGQSGKPCSNSSIRSRSSGQNGDSYAVNSPDLLPPTNRLSGQTAVKDDSWSNRVKKRELLLEDVVGGTSLSSNAKGKRSERDREGKGHGREVLSRNGTNKIGRPVSNVKGGRKSKAKPKQKTTQLSVSVNGLLEKMPEQPKTSTSVSKLTEITANNNAGEKDEFSLDALDDLQLPGQDLGSWLNIDDDGLQDHDFMGLEIPMDDLSDLNMMV, encoded by the exons ATGGAGAACCAAATTCTACCTTCTCTTTCTGGTAAGTCAAGGAGCGGTTCTGTAGTAGCCCAAGAAGATGTATCCAACTTCTTCCAATGCCTGCGTTTCAATCCAAAGGTGGTTGCTTCTGATCATAAGTCTAGTCGTCAAGGTGACTTTAAACGGCACATTAATGTTGCTCTTGGCATTTCTGCTGATGAATCTCCTACTGTGTTGTCAAAAGGCAAGTTGCTGCCTTCTCCCATACCTGAGGAAATAAAACGGCTTAAGGCTGGTCTACGTGATTCTTCTGTCAAAGCAAG GGAGCGTATGAAAACTTTCAATGAAGCCTTATCAGTATTCAACAAGTTTTTTCCAAGCATACCATCTAAGAAGAGATCTCGATCAGATAGCTTTTCTGGTGACCGATGTAATGCCTTGTTATCTAGTGGTCGGTCCATCTTGGGGCCTGCCATTGGCAAGATGGGAATGCATAATCTTTCTGTTGCTGGAGATTTTGAATTTGAacagcagaagtcagaagaaaGGCCCAAAAATGTTGTTCCAAGTAAACGAACTCGAACTTCTCTGGTGGATGTCAGG ATGGATATGCGGAACAATGCTTTAGTTAAGCAGCCTGGTAATGCAGATAGGGAAAGGGAACTGCTCAGGGTGTCAAATAGCGGTGCAGTTCAGGGTGAGGATCGAACTGTATCAGGTGGCATTGATGGATGGGAAAAGGCAAAGATGAAGAAAAAGCGTTCTGGGATAAAAATTGATGTATCTCCTAGTATGGTATCAGCCAAACCTGTGGAAGGGTACCGGGAATCTAAACAGGGAATACAGCAAAGGGCTATTTCTGATGCTCGATCAAGGTTAAATAATGAATCCCATGGCTTCAG GTCAGGAATTGCTAATGGATCTGTTGGAGTAGGAAAATCGGAAGGTATCTCGCCGCCGACTGGCTTGGGTCCACGCTCGTCTAACCCTAGGTCTGATCCAGACAACAGCTCCCCTCTCAGTGATCGGAGAGATCGTCCTGTTGCTTCTGATAAAGAGAGAGTGAATATCAGAGCTGTTAACAA GATGAATGTCTGTGATGAATTTAGTTCAGGTAGTCCTACTtcaagctcaaaaatgaatgCATCTGTTCGTGGTCCTCGATCAGGGTCTGGGGTCGGTCCAAAGTTGTCGCCAATTGTTCACAGGGTGGCATCAAATGACTGGGAGCTTTCTCACTGTACAAATAAACCACCTACTGCTGGTGGAGCTAATAACCGAAAACGCACAACATCAGCTAGGTCTTCATCACTACCTGTCACCCACTGGGCCAGCCAGAGACCACTGAAGAGCTCTCGTAGTGCAAGACGAACAAATATTGTTCCTATTGTTTCAAGTAATGATGAAACACTGTCGCTGGATGCTATGTCTGATATGGCAGGTGATGAAACTGGGTCAGGATTTGCTAGATGCTTGTCAAGCAATTCTCCTCGACAAGTTAAACTAAAAG ATGAGAAAGCTGGACGGAATGTTCAAAAGGTATCCCCTTTGGTCTTGCCATCAAGAAAGAATAAGCTGATGACTGGAGAAGATAAAGGAGATGCTGTGCGTCGACAAGGGAGGACTGGACGGGGTATTACTTCTTCAAGATCTCTTATGCCAATGACAGTTGAGAAGTTTGGCAATGTGGGGACGGCAAAACAGCTCAGAAGTGCCAGGCTTGGCTTGGATAAGGCTGAAAG CAAGGCTGGTCGTCCTCCAACTAGGAAGCTAACTGACCGCAAGGCCTATGCACGCCAGAGGCATGTAGCTATCAGTGCAGCTGCAGATTTCCTTG TTGGTTTGGAGGATGGGCATGAAGAGTTGGTAGCTGCTGTAAACAATCTTATTAATTCTG CCCATGCCTTTCCAAACTCCTTTTGGAGGCAGATGGAGCCTTTTTTTGGTTTCATATCTGATGCAGATATTGCCTATTTGAAGCAGCAG GGAAATTTCGAACTCGCCAAATTGGGATCAACACCAGTTCCTTCTATTACAAACGGTTGTCATACCATCTCCAGTGGATGTGGGTTGCTTGAACAGGAAAGAGATGGCAGAATTGCTGCTGTAATACCAGATGGTGAAGTCCTTTCACCACAATTGGTCCTGGATACTGGAGACAAAAATGTGATTTCTCTCTGTCAGAGATTTATAGCAGCTCTAATTCCAGAAGAAGTTAGTGACTGTGGAAATGAAGACCTTCCATGCGATTCGTATGGAACTGGATTTGAGATGGATGGAGAATTGGGATCCAATGGTTTGAGTCATATTGTTAACTTCCAGTCTACTGGGCATACTTCGTTCAATGGTTATAGGATAACTGGGAAGCCAGAACATGATGATTCTGAAATTGGTATGTTGAGAAATGCAGAAATTCACTCAAATTTTAGCCCATCCTTGAATGGCACTTTTGGAAACCAATCAATGCCTGGCTCGGTTTGTTCAGAATTCCAGTATGAGAGTATGAATATAAATGAGAAACTCCTTTTGGAGGCCCAAAGTGTTGGAATTTTCTTAGAACCACTG CCTGATGTAGCACAGATGGAGGATGATGAAATTTGTGCAGACATTAGTAAGCTAGAGGAGAAGCTCAATGAACAG GTTTCAAAGAAGAAAGGCCTGCTTGAAAAGCTGTTGGAAACTGCCACAGAAACAAGAAGAACTCAGGAGAA GGGATTCGAACAGCTTGCTCTTGACAAACTTGTCATGATGGCTTATGGGAAGTACATG AGTTGTTGGGGTCGGAATGCTGGTGGGAAGAGTTCCAGTAACAAAACGATCAAGCTAGCTGCCTTGGCATTTGTTAAACGGACATTAGATCGATATCATAAATTTGAAGATACAGGCAAGAGCTGCTTCGATGAGCCCATGCTTAGAGACATGTTTCTTTCTGGGTTTTTCCTAAACGATGGTCAATCTGGGAAGCCCTGTTCAAATAGCTCTATCCGTTCTAGAAGTTCAG GTCAAAATGGGGATAGCTATGCTGTTAATTCGCCTGATCTGCTTCCACCCACAAATCGGTTATCTGGTCAAACTGCTGTTAAAGATGACTCATGGTCTAACAGGGTGAAAAAGAGAGAGTTATTGTTGGAGGATGTAGTTGGTGGTACTTCTTTGTCAAGCAATGCAAAAGGTAAGAGGAGTGAGAGAGACAGAGAAGGAAAGGGACATGGTAGAGAGGTTTTATCTAGAAATGGGACTAATAAGATTGGGCGACCAGTGTCCAATGTTAAGGGGGGAAGGAAATCAAAAGCAAAGCCTAAGCAGAAAACTACTCAACTATCTGTTTCTGTAAATGGCCTTCTTGAGAAGATGCCTGAGCAACCCAAAACATCGACTTCTGTATCAAAGTTAACTGAGATAACTGCCAACAATAATGCTGGAGAAAAAGATGAGTTTAGCCTGGATGCATTGGATGACTTGCAGCTACCAGGACAAGATCTGGGTTCATGGTTGAACATTGATGATGACGGGTTACAGGATCATGACTTCATGGGCCTTGAAATTCCCATGGATGATCTTTCTGACTTGAATATGATGGTTTGA
- the LOC107907122 gene encoding uncharacterized protein isoform X4 produces the protein MENQILPSLSGKSRSGSVVAQEDVSNFFQCLRFNPKVVASDHKSSRQGDFKRHINVALGISADESPTVLSKGKLLPSPIPEEIKRLKAGLRDSSVKARERMKTFNEALSVFNKFFPSIPSKKRSRSDSFSGDRCNALLSSGRSILGPAIGKMGMHNLSVAGDFEFEQQKSEERPKNVVPSKRTRTSLVDVRMDMRNNALVKQPGNADRERELLRVSNSGAVQGEDRTVSGGIDGWEKAKMKKKRSGIKIDVSPSMVSAKPVEGYRESKQGIQQRAISDARSRLNNESHGFRSGIANGSVGVGKSEGISPPTGLGPRSSNPRSDPDNSSPLSDRRDRPVASDKERVNIRAVNKMNVCDEFSSGSPTSSSKMNASVRGPRSGSGVGPKLSPIVHRVASNDWELSHCTNKPPTAGGANNRKRTTSARSSSLPVTHWASQRPLKSSRSARRTNIVPIVSSNDETLSLDAMSDMAGDETGSGFARCLSSNSPRQVKLKGDALSSATLSESEESGAAEIKSKEKVKFSDEIDEKAGRNVQKVSPLVLPSRKNKLMTGEDKGDAVRRQGRTGRGITSSRSLMPMTVEKFGNVGTAKQLRSARLGLDKAESKAGRPPTRKLTDRKAYARQRHVAISAAADFLVGLEDGHEELVAAVNNLINSAHAFPNSFWRQMEPFFGFISDADIAYLKQQGNFELAKLGSTPVPSITNGCHTISSGCGLLEQERDGRIAAVIPDGEVLSPQLVLDTGDKNVISLCQRFIAALIPEEVSDCGNEDLPCDSYGTGFEMDGELGSNGLSHIVNFQSTGHTSFNGYRITGKPEHDDSEIGMLRNAEIHSNFSPSLNGTFGNQSMPGSVCSEFQYESMNINEKLLLEAQSVGIFLEPLPDVAQMEDDEICADISKLEEKLNEQVSKKKGLLEKLLETATETRRTQEKGFEQLALDKLVMMAYGKYMSCWGRNAGGKSSSNKTIKLAALAFVKRTLDRYHKFEDTGKSCFDEPMLRDMFLSGFFLNDGQSGKPCSNSSIRSRSSGQNGDSYAVNSPDLLPPTNRLSGQTAVKDDSWSNRVKKRELLLEDVVGGTSLSSNAKGKRSERDREGKGHGREVLSRNGTNKIGRPVSNVKGGRKSKAKPKQKTTQLSVSVNGLLEKMPEQPKTSTSVSKLTEITANNNAGEKDEFSLDALDDLQLPGQDLGSWLNIDDDGLQDHDFMGLEIPMDDLSDLNMMV, from the exons ATGGAGAACCAAATTCTACCTTCTCTTTCTGGTAAGTCAAGGAGCGGTTCTGTAGTAGCCCAAGAAGATGTATCCAACTTCTTCCAATGCCTGCGTTTCAATCCAAAGGTGGTTGCTTCTGATCATAAGTCTAGTCGTCAAGGTGACTTTAAACGGCACATTAATGTTGCTCTTGGCATTTCTGCTGATGAATCTCCTACTGTGTTGTCAAAAGGCAAGTTGCTGCCTTCTCCCATACCTGAGGAAATAAAACGGCTTAAGGCTGGTCTACGTGATTCTTCTGTCAAAGCAAG GGAGCGTATGAAAACTTTCAATGAAGCCTTATCAGTATTCAACAAGTTTTTTCCAAGCATACCATCTAAGAAGAGATCTCGATCAGATAGCTTTTCTGGTGACCGATGTAATGCCTTGTTATCTAGTGGTCGGTCCATCTTGGGGCCTGCCATTGGCAAGATGGGAATGCATAATCTTTCTGTTGCTGGAGATTTTGAATTTGAacagcagaagtcagaagaaaGGCCCAAAAATGTTGTTCCAAGTAAACGAACTCGAACTTCTCTGGTGGATGTCAGG ATGGATATGCGGAACAATGCTTTAGTTAAGCAGCCTGGTAATGCAGATAGGGAAAGGGAACTGCTCAGGGTGTCAAATAGCGGTGCAGTTCAGGGTGAGGATCGAACTGTATCAGGTGGCATTGATGGATGGGAAAAGGCAAAGATGAAGAAAAAGCGTTCTGGGATAAAAATTGATGTATCTCCTAGTATGGTATCAGCCAAACCTGTGGAAGGGTACCGGGAATCTAAACAGGGAATACAGCAAAGGGCTATTTCTGATGCTCGATCAAGGTTAAATAATGAATCCCATGGCTTCAG GTCAGGAATTGCTAATGGATCTGTTGGAGTAGGAAAATCGGAAGGTATCTCGCCGCCGACTGGCTTGGGTCCACGCTCGTCTAACCCTAGGTCTGATCCAGACAACAGCTCCCCTCTCAGTGATCGGAGAGATCGTCCTGTTGCTTCTGATAAAGAGAGAGTGAATATCAGAGCTGTTAACAA GATGAATGTCTGTGATGAATTTAGTTCAGGTAGTCCTACTtcaagctcaaaaatgaatgCATCTGTTCGTGGTCCTCGATCAGGGTCTGGGGTCGGTCCAAAGTTGTCGCCAATTGTTCACAGGGTGGCATCAAATGACTGGGAGCTTTCTCACTGTACAAATAAACCACCTACTGCTGGTGGAGCTAATAACCGAAAACGCACAACATCAGCTAGGTCTTCATCACTACCTGTCACCCACTGGGCCAGCCAGAGACCACTGAAGAGCTCTCGTAGTGCAAGACGAACAAATATTGTTCCTATTGTTTCAAGTAATGATGAAACACTGTCGCTGGATGCTATGTCTGATATGGCAGGTGATGAAACTGGGTCAGGATTTGCTAGATGCTTGTCAAGCAATTCTCCTCGACAAGTTAAACTAAAAGGTGATGCCTTATCTTCAGCTACTCTTTCTGAGAGTGAGGAGTCTGGGGCTGCTGAAATTAAATCTAAAGAAAAGGTGAAATTTTCGGATGAAATAGATGAGAAAGCTGGACGGAATGTTCAAAAGGTATCCCCTTTGGTCTTGCCATCAAGAAAGAATAAGCTGATGACTGGAGAAGATAAAGGAGATGCTGTGCGTCGACAAGGGAGGACTGGACGGGGTATTACTTCTTCAAGATCTCTTATGCCAATGACAGTTGAGAAGTTTGGCAATGTGGGGACGGCAAAACAGCTCAGAAGTGCCAGGCTTGGCTTGGATAAGGCTGAAAG CAAGGCTGGTCGTCCTCCAACTAGGAAGCTAACTGACCGCAAGGCCTATGCACGCCAGAGGCATGTAGCTATCAGTGCAGCTGCAGATTTCCTTG TTGGTTTGGAGGATGGGCATGAAGAGTTGGTAGCTGCTGTAAACAATCTTATTAATTCTG CCCATGCCTTTCCAAACTCCTTTTGGAGGCAGATGGAGCCTTTTTTTGGTTTCATATCTGATGCAGATATTGCCTATTTGAAGCAGCAG GGAAATTTCGAACTCGCCAAATTGGGATCAACACCAGTTCCTTCTATTACAAACGGTTGTCATACCATCTCCAGTGGATGTGGGTTGCTTGAACAGGAAAGAGATGGCAGAATTGCTGCTGTAATACCAGATGGTGAAGTCCTTTCACCACAATTGGTCCTGGATACTGGAGACAAAAATGTGATTTCTCTCTGTCAGAGATTTATAGCAGCTCTAATTCCAGAAGAAGTTAGTGACTGTGGAAATGAAGACCTTCCATGCGATTCGTATGGAACTGGATTTGAGATGGATGGAGAATTGGGATCCAATGGTTTGAGTCATATTGTTAACTTCCAGTCTACTGGGCATACTTCGTTCAATGGTTATAGGATAACTGGGAAGCCAGAACATGATGATTCTGAAATTGGTATGTTGAGAAATGCAGAAATTCACTCAAATTTTAGCCCATCCTTGAATGGCACTTTTGGAAACCAATCAATGCCTGGCTCGGTTTGTTCAGAATTCCAGTATGAGAGTATGAATATAAATGAGAAACTCCTTTTGGAGGCCCAAAGTGTTGGAATTTTCTTAGAACCACTG CCTGATGTAGCACAGATGGAGGATGATGAAATTTGTGCAGACATTAGTAAGCTAGAGGAGAAGCTCAATGAACAG GTTTCAAAGAAGAAAGGCCTGCTTGAAAAGCTGTTGGAAACTGCCACAGAAACAAGAAGAACTCAGGAGAA GGGATTCGAACAGCTTGCTCTTGACAAACTTGTCATGATGGCTTATGGGAAGTACATG AGTTGTTGGGGTCGGAATGCTGGTGGGAAGAGTTCCAGTAACAAAACGATCAAGCTAGCTGCCTTGGCATTTGTTAAACGGACATTAGATCGATATCATAAATTTGAAGATACAGGCAAGAGCTGCTTCGATGAGCCCATGCTTAGAGACATGTTTCTTTCTGGGTTTTTCCTAAACGATGGTCAATCTGGGAAGCCCTGTTCAAATAGCTCTATCCGTTCTAGAAGTTCAG GTCAAAATGGGGATAGCTATGCTGTTAATTCGCCTGATCTGCTTCCACCCACAAATCGGTTATCTGGTCAAACTGCTGTTAAAGATGACTCATGGTCTAACAGGGTGAAAAAGAGAGAGTTATTGTTGGAGGATGTAGTTGGTGGTACTTCTTTGTCAAGCAATGCAAAAGGTAAGAGGAGTGAGAGAGACAGAGAAGGAAAGGGACATGGTAGAGAGGTTTTATCTAGAAATGGGACTAATAAGATTGGGCGACCAGTGTCCAATGTTAAGGGGGGAAGGAAATCAAAAGCAAAGCCTAAGCAGAAAACTACTCAACTATCTGTTTCTGTAAATGGCCTTCTTGAGAAGATGCCTGAGCAACCCAAAACATCGACTTCTGTATCAAAGTTAACTGAGATAACTGCCAACAATAATGCTGGAGAAAAAGATGAGTTTAGCCTGGATGCATTGGATGACTTGCAGCTACCAGGACAAGATCTGGGTTCATGGTTGAACATTGATGATGACGGGTTACAGGATCATGACTTCATGGGCCTTGAAATTCCCATGGATGATCTTTCTGACTTGAATATGATGGTTTGA
- the LOC107907122 gene encoding uncharacterized protein isoform X6, giving the protein MPAFQSKGKLLPSPIPEEIKRLKAGLRDSSVKARERMKTFNEALSVFNKFFPSIPSKKRSRSDSFSGDRCNALLSSGRSILGPAIGKMGMHNLSVAGDFEFEQQKSEERPKNVVPSKRTRTSLVDVRMDMRNNALVKQPGNADRERELLRVSNSGAVQGEDRTVSGGIDGWEKAKMKKKRSGIKIDVSPSMVSAKPVEGYRESKQGIQQRAISDARSRLNNESHGFRSGIANGSVGVGKSEGISPPTGLGPRSSNPRSDPDNSSPLSDRRDRPVASDKERVNIRAVNKMNVCDEFSSGSPTSSSKMNASVRGPRSGSGVGPKLSPIVHRVASNDWELSHCTNKPPTAGGANNRKRTTSARSSSLPVTHWASQRPLKSSRSARRTNIVPIVSSNDETLSLDAMSDMAGDETGSGFARCLSSNSPRQVKLKGDALSSATLSESEESGAAEIKSKEKVKFSDEIDEKAGRNVQKVSPLVLPSRKNKLMTGEDKGDAVRRQGRTGRGITSSRSLMPMTVEKFGNVGTAKQLRSARLGLDKAESKAGRPPTRKLTDRKAYARQRHVAISAAADFLVGLEDGHEELVAAVNNLINSAHAFPNSFWRQMEPFFGFISDADIAYLKQQGNFELAKLGSTPVPSITNGCHTISSGCGLLEQERDGRIAAVIPDGEVLSPQLVLDTGDKNVISLCQRFIAALIPEEVSDCGNEDLPCDSYGTGFEMDGELGSNGLSHIVNFQSTGHTSFNGYRITGKPEHDDSEIGMLRNAEIHSNFSPSLNGTFGNQSMPGSVCSEFQYESMNINEKLLLEAQSVGIFLEPLPDVAQMEDDEICADISKLEEKLNEQVSKKKGLLEKLLETATETRRTQEKGFEQLALDKLVMMAYGKYMSCWGRNAGGKSSSNKTIKLAALAFVKRTLDRYHKFEDTGKSCFDEPMLRDMFLSGFFLNDGQSGKPCSNSSIRSRSSGQNGDSYAVNSPDLLPPTNRLSGQTAVKDDSWSNRVKKRELLLEDVVGGTSLSSNAKGKRSERDREGKGHGREVLSRNGTNKIGRPVSNVKGGRKSKAKPKQKTTQLSVSVNGLLEKMPEQPKTSTSVSKLTEITANNNAGEKDEFSLDALDDLQLPGQDLGSWLNIDDDGLQDHDFMGLEIPMDDLSDLNMMV; this is encoded by the exons ATGCCTGCGTTTCAATCCAAAG GCAAGTTGCTGCCTTCTCCCATACCTGAGGAAATAAAACGGCTTAAGGCTGGTCTACGTGATTCTTCTGTCAAAGCAAG GGAGCGTATGAAAACTTTCAATGAAGCCTTATCAGTATTCAACAAGTTTTTTCCAAGCATACCATCTAAGAAGAGATCTCGATCAGATAGCTTTTCTGGTGACCGATGTAATGCCTTGTTATCTAGTGGTCGGTCCATCTTGGGGCCTGCCATTGGCAAGATGGGAATGCATAATCTTTCTGTTGCTGGAGATTTTGAATTTGAacagcagaagtcagaagaaaGGCCCAAAAATGTTGTTCCAAGTAAACGAACTCGAACTTCTCTGGTGGATGTCAGG ATGGATATGCGGAACAATGCTTTAGTTAAGCAGCCTGGTAATGCAGATAGGGAAAGGGAACTGCTCAGGGTGTCAAATAGCGGTGCAGTTCAGGGTGAGGATCGAACTGTATCAGGTGGCATTGATGGATGGGAAAAGGCAAAGATGAAGAAAAAGCGTTCTGGGATAAAAATTGATGTATCTCCTAGTATGGTATCAGCCAAACCTGTGGAAGGGTACCGGGAATCTAAACAGGGAATACAGCAAAGGGCTATTTCTGATGCTCGATCAAGGTTAAATAATGAATCCCATGGCTTCAG GTCAGGAATTGCTAATGGATCTGTTGGAGTAGGAAAATCGGAAGGTATCTCGCCGCCGACTGGCTTGGGTCCACGCTCGTCTAACCCTAGGTCTGATCCAGACAACAGCTCCCCTCTCAGTGATCGGAGAGATCGTCCTGTTGCTTCTGATAAAGAGAGAGTGAATATCAGAGCTGTTAACAA GATGAATGTCTGTGATGAATTTAGTTCAGGTAGTCCTACTtcaagctcaaaaatgaatgCATCTGTTCGTGGTCCTCGATCAGGGTCTGGGGTCGGTCCAAAGTTGTCGCCAATTGTTCACAGGGTGGCATCAAATGACTGGGAGCTTTCTCACTGTACAAATAAACCACCTACTGCTGGTGGAGCTAATAACCGAAAACGCACAACATCAGCTAGGTCTTCATCACTACCTGTCACCCACTGGGCCAGCCAGAGACCACTGAAGAGCTCTCGTAGTGCAAGACGAACAAATATTGTTCCTATTGTTTCAAGTAATGATGAAACACTGTCGCTGGATGCTATGTCTGATATGGCAGGTGATGAAACTGGGTCAGGATTTGCTAGATGCTTGTCAAGCAATTCTCCTCGACAAGTTAAACTAAAAGGTGATGCCTTATCTTCAGCTACTCTTTCTGAGAGTGAGGAGTCTGGGGCTGCTGAAATTAAATCTAAAGAAAAGGTGAAATTTTCGGATGAAATAGATGAGAAAGCTGGACGGAATGTTCAAAAGGTATCCCCTTTGGTCTTGCCATCAAGAAAGAATAAGCTGATGACTGGAGAAGATAAAGGAGATGCTGTGCGTCGACAAGGGAGGACTGGACGGGGTATTACTTCTTCAAGATCTCTTATGCCAATGACAGTTGAGAAGTTTGGCAATGTGGGGACGGCAAAACAGCTCAGAAGTGCCAGGCTTGGCTTGGATAAGGCTGAAAG CAAGGCTGGTCGTCCTCCAACTAGGAAGCTAACTGACCGCAAGGCCTATGCACGCCAGAGGCATGTAGCTATCAGTGCAGCTGCAGATTTCCTTG TTGGTTTGGAGGATGGGCATGAAGAGTTGGTAGCTGCTGTAAACAATCTTATTAATTCTG CCCATGCCTTTCCAAACTCCTTTTGGAGGCAGATGGAGCCTTTTTTTGGTTTCATATCTGATGCAGATATTGCCTATTTGAAGCAGCAG GGAAATTTCGAACTCGCCAAATTGGGATCAACACCAGTTCCTTCTATTACAAACGGTTGTCATACCATCTCCAGTGGATGTGGGTTGCTTGAACAGGAAAGAGATGGCAGAATTGCTGCTGTAATACCAGATGGTGAAGTCCTTTCACCACAATTGGTCCTGGATACTGGAGACAAAAATGTGATTTCTCTCTGTCAGAGATTTATAGCAGCTCTAATTCCAGAAGAAGTTAGTGACTGTGGAAATGAAGACCTTCCATGCGATTCGTATGGAACTGGATTTGAGATGGATGGAGAATTGGGATCCAATGGTTTGAGTCATATTGTTAACTTCCAGTCTACTGGGCATACTTCGTTCAATGGTTATAGGATAACTGGGAAGCCAGAACATGATGATTCTGAAATTGGTATGTTGAGAAATGCAGAAATTCACTCAAATTTTAGCCCATCCTTGAATGGCACTTTTGGAAACCAATCAATGCCTGGCTCGGTTTGTTCAGAATTCCAGTATGAGAGTATGAATATAAATGAGAAACTCCTTTTGGAGGCCCAAAGTGTTGGAATTTTCTTAGAACCACTG CCTGATGTAGCACAGATGGAGGATGATGAAATTTGTGCAGACATTAGTAAGCTAGAGGAGAAGCTCAATGAACAG GTTTCAAAGAAGAAAGGCCTGCTTGAAAAGCTGTTGGAAACTGCCACAGAAACAAGAAGAACTCAGGAGAA GGGATTCGAACAGCTTGCTCTTGACAAACTTGTCATGATGGCTTATGGGAAGTACATG AGTTGTTGGGGTCGGAATGCTGGTGGGAAGAGTTCCAGTAACAAAACGATCAAGCTAGCTGCCTTGGCATTTGTTAAACGGACATTAGATCGATATCATAAATTTGAAGATACAGGCAAGAGCTGCTTCGATGAGCCCATGCTTAGAGACATGTTTCTTTCTGGGTTTTTCCTAAACGATGGTCAATCTGGGAAGCCCTGTTCAAATAGCTCTATCCGTTCTAGAAGTTCAG GTCAAAATGGGGATAGCTATGCTGTTAATTCGCCTGATCTGCTTCCACCCACAAATCGGTTATCTGGTCAAACTGCTGTTAAAGATGACTCATGGTCTAACAGGGTGAAAAAGAGAGAGTTATTGTTGGAGGATGTAGTTGGTGGTACTTCTTTGTCAAGCAATGCAAAAGGTAAGAGGAGTGAGAGAGACAGAGAAGGAAAGGGACATGGTAGAGAGGTTTTATCTAGAAATGGGACTAATAAGATTGGGCGACCAGTGTCCAATGTTAAGGGGGGAAGGAAATCAAAAGCAAAGCCTAAGCAGAAAACTACTCAACTATCTGTTTCTGTAAATGGCCTTCTTGAGAAGATGCCTGAGCAACCCAAAACATCGACTTCTGTATCAAAGTTAACTGAGATAACTGCCAACAATAATGCTGGAGAAAAAGATGAGTTTAGCCTGGATGCATTGGATGACTTGCAGCTACCAGGACAAGATCTGGGTTCATGGTTGAACATTGATGATGACGGGTTACAGGATCATGACTTCATGGGCCTTGAAATTCCCATGGATGATCTTTCTGACTTGAATATGATGGTTTGA